The sequence CTCGCCCGGGTCCGTTGCCAGGGCGTACAACTCGTCGCGGCGGAACGGTCGCAGGTGGCGGATGAGCTTGTGCTCGCCGTCGGAGGCCATGCGCGCCCGGTCCACGTAGGCCGCATGCACCACCTCGCGCGGCCCCGGCGTGCCCTCCGGCGCCGTGAGCAGCGAGCCCAGGTCCTTGCCCTGCACGCCCGGCGGCACCGGTGCCCCGGCGAGGCCGAGCAGCGTGGGCAGCAGATCTGCGTGCAGGCTCAGCGGGTCGAGCACCCGCCCCGCCTCGATGCCGGGGCCGGCCAGCAGCAGCGGCACGCGCAGGCTGTGCTCGTACAGGCTCTGCTTGCCCATCATCCCGTGCTGGCCGAGGGAGAGCCCGTGATCAGCGGTGTAGACCACGAGCGTGTTCTCGGCGAGGCCGCTGCGCTCGAGGTGCGCGAGGATCCGCCCGATCCCGTCATCGAGGTGGCTGATCATCCCGTAGTAGTCCGCGAGGTGGCCGCGCACCTCCTCCGGGTCGCGCGGCGCGGCGGCGAGGTTCTCGTCCCGCTCGCCGAAGTTCGTGGCCTCCACCGGGTCGGTGCGGAAGTTCTCCGGCAGCGGCACCGCCGCAGGATCGGTGCGGTCGTAGAGCCGCGCGAACTCCTCCGGCGGTGTGCGCGGATCGTGCGGTGCGGTGAACGCGGCCCAGAGGAAGAACGGCTCCGGACCGTCGGCCCCTGTGTGGTCGTCGGCCCCGGGTCCCCCGCCGGCCCCGGCCCCCGCGTCAGGCGCGGCGCCTCCGCCGGCCGTCCCACCCGCACGGTGCTGGTGCGCCTCGAGCAGGTCCGTCACGGCCTGCACGAACACATCGGTGGAGAAGCCCTCGGCGAGGTGCCGCGCCGAGTCGGGGTAGGCGCCAGTGGGGTCGAAGTCGTGCACCGGCACAGCAGTGTGCTCGCTCATCCCGCCGAAGAAGATCTGCGCCCCGTCGTCGAAGGAGCGGTGGAAGGATTCGGTCCCGTTGTGCCACTTGCCCACCCCATAGGTGCGGTAGCCGTTCTCGCGCAGCACCTGCGGGAGCGTGGGCGCATCGGGCGCGAGCTCGTGCGCCTCCGAGGTGCCGATCCCGAGCCCGGCGGTGGCAGCCAGCACCTCCCGCCCCGAGAGGATGCTGGCCCGGCTCGGCGCACAGATCGCGCCGGTCATCCCGCCCTGGCAGTGGTGCCGGGCGAGGCGCGTCCCCCGGGCGGCCAGAGCGTCCAGCTGCGGGGTGCGCACCGGGGAGCCCGCGGAGCCGAGCACGTCGTGCCGGTGGTCGTCGGCGATGAGGAACAGGATGTTGGGGCGGGGCATGGGGCCTTCCGGGCAGGGGCCGACCGTTCGGCAGGGCGGGACGCGGGGCGCCTCCCATCCCACCAGCTGACGCGGCCGCCGTCGAGCCGGGACGCTGCGCCGCAGCGTGCCGATCGGTGGTGCGAGACGCCGCGCTGCGCCACCCGTTGCCGGTCCCGACCTGCGCGAGTACGGTCAGGAGCACGATCAGGTTCGCCGACGCAGGGGGTTCGAGTCCATGGAGACCACAGGCGGACCTCCGGTCCCCGAGGCGAGGCCCGCGCTGGAGCGGCTGCGCGCACGGGTGGAGGGCAGCTACCTCGAACCCGGCGACGCCGACTACGAGAGCGCCCGCAGTGTGTGGAACGGGATGATCGACCGCTACCCGCTGGCGATCGTCCGCGCCGCCTCCACGGCGGATATCGCCCCCGTGCTCGAGGCCGCGCGGGAGACCGGCCTGCCGCTCGCGGTGCGCGGCGGCGGCCACAACATCGCCGGCCTCGGCACCGTGGACGACGGGATCGTGCTCGACCTCGGCGGCCTGCGGGACGTGCACGTCGACCCCGCCACCCAGCGGGTCACCGTCGCGCCCGGCGCCCGCTCGGCCGACGTCGACGCCGCCACCGTGCCGCACCGCCTGGCCATCCCCCTGGGCACGGTGTCCCGGCCCGGGATCGCGGGGCAGACGCTGGGCGGGGGAGTGGGCTGGCTGATCCGCCGCGCGGGCCTGGCCCTGGACCGGCTGGTCAGCGCCGAGGTGATCACCGCCGACGGGACGCAGCGCACCGCGAGCGCGACCGAGAACCCGGACCTGTTCTGGGGGCTGCGCGGGGGCGGCGGCAACTTCGGCGTGGTCACCTCCTTCACCTTCGAGGCGGTGCCGCTGCCGGATCCGATGCTCGGCGTGAGCCTCTACTACCGCAGGCCCAGCTGGCGCAGAGCGCTCGCCGCCTTCGAACGCTGGTCGCGGGACCTGCCCGACGGCCTCACCTCGATCGTGACGTTCATGCCGGCGCCCGAGACGGCCGGCACCGACGACGAGACCTGGCTGATCATCCGCTGCGCCCACGTGGGCGAGGACGAGCAGCAGGGGCAGCGGCTGCTGGACCGACTGCGCCGCGCCGCCCCGCCCGACGAGCAGACCACCGGCCCCATCGACTGGATTCGCTGGCAGTGCGCGGTCGACGACCTCTACCCCGACGGCTCCCGCGGCTTCTGGCGCAACATCGCGTTCACCGAGATGGACGAGGGGGCGCTGGACACGATCCTCGACATCGCGGCGGCGATCCCGGGCCGCGGCACCGGCGTGGACATCCACCACCTCGGCGGCGCCTTCGCCCGCGTGCCCGAGGAGTCCACCGCCTTCCCCAACCGCACCGCCCGGTTCTGGATGACCATCTACGGCTTCTGGCAGGAGGAGGGCGAGGACACGCGCATGAGCGCCTACGCGGATCGCTCCCGCGCCGCGATGCGCCGGCTCGGCGAGCAGGGCGAGTACGTGAACTTCCGCGCCCGTGAGTACACCCGCCCCGTCACCGACTTCACCCGCGCGATCTACGGCGAGCAGAAGTACCGCCAGCTGCAGCGGGTCAAGCAGCGTTACGACCCCGGCAACCTGTTCCGCGAGAACTACAACGTGGCGCCGTAAGGGCCGGGCGCCGGCCGACGGAAGGACCGGGGCTCCGGCCGACGCGCGCGACCGTGCGCCCGACGGGCCGTGCCCGCGGACGTCGCGCCCGGACCTGCGCGGTCAGTCCTCCAGCTCGAGCTCGAAGTCGTCGAGCACGTCGAGGATGTGGGCCGTCATGCGGGCCTCGAGATCGCGAGGGCTCTCGCGCAGCAGCTCGGTGACCTCGCGGTGCCGGGCCCCGGCGATCCCGGTGCTGCTCGGTCTCTTCGAGGACGCGGTCGCCCAGGGGCACGGTCAGGACGACCACGCCTCGGTGCAGGAGATGTTCCTCGAGCACTGAGGCGGAGCCGCGCCGGGTGCGCGGGCGCGGCTCACGAAGACATCACGAACCAGGGGTGCGGTGAACCGTTCACCGCACCGAGAGAAAGGAAACCCCATGACTGTTGTGGTCACCGCTGTGTTCCACCCGCTGCCCGGCCGCAAGGAGGAGCTGGCCACCGCGATGCAGGCCGGCATCGAGGCCGTCCACGGAGAGAAGGGCTGCGAGCTGTATGCCATCCACGACGCGGAGGACGGCACCATCACCATGATCGAGAAGTGGACCACCGCCGAGGACCTCGGCGCCCACGCCGGCGGCGCCGCCGAGGCCATCCTGCGCGGAGACATCGAGGACCTGCTCGAGAAGGACACCGTGGTCACCCGCATGACCCCGCTCCCGGTCGGCTCGAAGGAGCAGGGCCAGCTCTGAGCGGTTGAGCCGGCGGCTCCGGCCGTCGACCAGCCGTAGCCTGCCGGTGCGCCGTTTTCACCTGCGATGCGGCTCGGCGGCAGGTCAACCGGCGCCGCGAGTGAGGCGAACCGTCAGAAGCCGACATCGATCGGCGAGCCCCGTCGCCGCTATGGCCGCGGGGGGCTCGCCGATCGATCCAGCGTCGTGCTGCCGAGCGTGGCCAGGAGCCGGGCGTCGTGCCGTCAGTCGAGCGGACGCGCGGCGGCCGAGACCTGGTCGCCGGACTCGAACGAGGCGATCACCGTCACCTCGCCGTCCTCGATGATCGACGGCAGGTCAGGCACGCGGATGTTCACGCGCCGCTCTCCCGCCGGCATGTTCCGCTCCATCTCGGCGAGGACGCTCTCACCGTCCCAGACGAGGACCTTCGCGGTCCCCTTCACCGGCGACTGGAAGACCGCCGTGATCCGGTCCTTCTTCCGCTCGACCGACGTGATCTCCAGGTGCGGGGCCGTCGGGCTGTGCCCGCCGAGCGGCACGCGGTCCCCGGCGCTCTGAACGATCGACAGCGGCGAGTCGATGGACCGTGCCGCCGTCGAAGGCAGCACGGCCTCCTTCGGCTCGGAGCCGGCGTCCTCCATCCCCTCGAGGGAGACCTGTCCCCAGCGCCAGGGGTCGGCGCGCACGCCGGCGAACGTGGACCAGCCGACCCGCACCTGAGCTGCCTGGTTCTGCGTGTCGGAGTCGTTGATCAGGACGTTGAATCCCATGTGGCTCGGATCGATCGCATCGGGAAGCACCTCGAACGGGATCTTGGCCTCCACGTCATAGCCCGTGTAATTGTCCTCGCTCTCAGCCATGCTCACAGCGACCTCCATGCCCGGGGCGGTCTCCTCGGCGACCCCCTGATGGTTGTCCCGGTCCCGCCCCACTCCGGGCGGTCCAGTCATCGAGCCCATAGAAGGCATGATGCCGGCGATGAAGGTCTCAGCGGTGTTCGCGGCTTTTCCCCTGGGATCGACGTAGATCTCGATGGAGTCGGTGCGCCGCTGTCGCTTGTTGTCGTCGACCGGCAGGATCGTGCCACGCACGTCGTCGGCGACGGAGACGAAGACGTAGAGGTTCTCGTCGTCGAAGGTGACCCAAGAGTCGGCCCGTACGGAGTCCGTGGTGCCTCCCGGCGTGCCGATGCCGTCCCAGATGGTCTCGACCGGGATCGGCTCCCCGGGATATTCGTCCTCGTGGCGGTTCCCGTCGATCACCGGGGCCGAATCGGCACGTTCGATGGCCCGGCTCGGCACCAGGTTCATGGTCACCGTCCGCTCGGCTGTGGAGCCGTCCGTGCTCGTGTGCAGGTCCACCGGCCAGGAGCCTTCATTCTCGGCACGGTTCGCGGTGGGGAGCGACTCATCGGTGTTGGCGATCTCGACGGAGAGCGACGTGCTGCCGCCAGCGGTGACGGACCCGGTGTCGAGGGCCGGGGGAGCGGCGGTGAACCCTTCGGGAACATCGACCTCGACCGAGCCGCTGAGTTCCTGGGTGGAGTAGTTGCGGACAGTGATCGCGAGATCTCGGGCGCGACCCTGCCCGACGGCGAAGAGCTCCGGCACCAGAGCATCGAGATGCTTGAGACCGAGCTCTTCGGTCCATTCGCGGAACTCTCGGATCTCCTCGAGCGGCTCGATGCTCGCCTCGAGGGCTCCTGCGGCGCGGACGGGCCCGCTCGCGGTCCCGGTCGCACCCCCGGAATCCAGAACCAGGGTCGTCTCGATCCTGGCTGTCGCACCCGGCTCGACCGACGCATCGACAGTGACGTCGAACGCGGCTGAGTGGCTCTCCCCGGCGGCAAGTGCCGGCACGGGCTGAGAACCGCTGCTGTCCCATCCGTCCGGTCCCGCCAGCGCGACGGTCCCGGCGGGAAGATCTCCGCTCTGGGGCGCGGTGACGGTCACCGTGACGGTGAGCGGCTCCTCGGCGACGAACTCATAGCGCTCAGGAGCCACCTCCAGGAGGGTCCCGAGCGGCAGGCCTCCATCGATCGGCAGGGTCGCGCCGCGGAGCGCGGCGTCGTCCCCGCTCGTCGGGTCGCCCAAGGGAGTGCGCGTATGCAGAAGGGTCATCCAGGTGCTGGCGATCTCCTCCGGGTCCGACGGGCTGCCCTCACGTTCCGCCCAGCCTTGGGTCACGTAGGTCCACATCGCCTCGTCTTTGATCTCGGACCACCGTTTGCCGTGGGCCTCGCTCGGCGTGCCATCCCAGGCGCCGAAGACGAGATCACTGGTGACCGTCGGTTCGTATCCGCGGGCGACGGCCTCCGGCCCGGTCTCCCCGGTGCCGTTCGCTCCGCTGCGCAGGATGCGATAAGGCGTCCACGCCGTGAAGCCCTCGTCGAGATGCTCGGGGAATGCGGAGGGGTCTCCCGCCTGGAGGTAGGCCTCCAACGCGAACATGGCCGCCTGCTGATGGTTGCCGTGGTTGCCCTCGACCGCCGAGGGGTTCATCGTCACGATGACCTCGGGACGGGTCGCACGCACCACGCGCACGATGCGTCCGAGCAGCTCGTCCCCTCCCCACACCTGCCGAGACAGCGGTGCGCTCGCCGTGTAATAGAAGTCGAGGGCGTCGAGGTTGTAGATGTGCTCGATGCCGGCGAGACCGACCGCATCCCGCTCCTCCGCCTCGCGGATGAGCCCGAGAGCCGGCCCCTCCTCGAGGCCGACGGCGTTGCCGCCGCCTTCCCCGCGGGTCGCGGTGATGACGCCGACCTTCATGTCGTGGAACTCGCCCCACTGCCCGAGGGCGGCCAGAGTGCCGGCTTCATCATCCGGATGCGCTCCGATGAACAGGACATTGAGCTTCACGGCGTCTGTTCCTCCGTCAGCCAGGGCGCGTTCGGCAGGGGTGAGGGCGATGTTCGCTCCGGTGAACGCTGCTGCCAAGCCGATCGCGCCCGAGGCCTGCAGCACCCCTCGGCGTGAAAATTTCGGTGTTGACCTGTGGAGATGATGTTCCATGGATGTTCCTTCCGTGGTCCGGGCGTCACCTCTGTGTGATGCCATTCATACTTCTTAGCCTGAAGTAAGGGTGCGTAACAAGTGGGTGGCGGGCCGTGACTTCCTGCGGTTTTCCGGCCAGCGGCGTGTGGTGCTGTGGGAGGCCGGGCCCCGCTGCTGCTTGCCCAGAAGCTTTCTGCACGCTATAAAGTAAGTATGTCGACGGTGACCCCGAGCACAGCCAATGGCGCGCAGAGCCACAGACGCCTGCAGAGCGTCGTGAGCGCGCTGCTCGAGCACGGAACGATGTCGCGCACGGAGCTCGCTGAGCTCACCGGCTATTCGCAGTCCTCCATGACCGGCTCCATCCGCAAGCTGATGCGACTCGGGCACGTCATCGAGACAGGCCGGGGCCGCTCGACCGGTGGTCGCCGCCGCACGATGCTCGAGTTCGACCGGCGCAGCGTGCTGCTGATGCTCGTCTCCGTGGATTCCGGTCATCTCGTCGCACGCCAGGTGGACCTCGCCGGCACCGTGCACGTCCAGGTTCGGCGCCGCCTGGACCCAGACCAGCCGCTCGCCTCTGTGTTGAACGCGATCGACGCGCTCCAGGGCGTCGCGGAGACGCCGTCGACCTGTGCGGTCATCTCCCTGCCCGGGGTGGTCTCCGCAGAGGGCGACGTCTCCCTCGCGCCTGCACTGGGGCAGCCCACCGACCGCCGCATCCAGGATGTCGTCGCAGAGGCCTCCGGCCTCCACACCATCGGTGAGAACGATGTGAACCTCCTGGCGCTGGGGGAGGCGATGGGCGGCGCCGCGAAGGATGTCAGCGATTTCGGGCTCATCTTCGTCGGCGACGGCATCGGGGGAGCGCTGGTGCTGGACGGCCGAGTGCATCGCGGCGTCTCCGGTTCTGCCGGTGAGATCGGGTTCCTCCCGTGGAGCGGAGCGCTCAGCAGCGGGGGGAGTGCGGTCGGCCCACTCGAATCCGACTGGTCCGTCTCGGCTCTGCGAGTGAAAGCAGAGCAGATCGGCATCGATGCCGATGATGCGCACGTGGTCGAAGCGCTCGAGACCAGCGATGCGCCGGAGGCACGGGCTCTCCTGGACGCCGCCACCGACGCATGGGCCTATGCGGGTGTTGTGCTCACCTGTGTCATCAACCCCGGTCGCATCGTGTTCGCCGGGGACGCCGCACACCTCTCGGCAGCATCCCGAGCTGCGCTGTCAGCCAAGGTCCTGGCGGGCAGCCCTTCACCGATCGAGATCTGCTTCGCCGAGCTCGGCGAGAACGCCATCGTCAGCGGGGCGATCGCACATCTGCAGAACGCACCGTGGATCTTCCTCCCGGAGGACGAGGAGCGTCCCGACACCACTCGTACGACGACGGAGGCCGGTGCAGAACCCCCGTCATACCCCCAGACCTGATCACAGAGAACACCCCTCAAAGGAGAGCATGATGTTGAACCGACGTAAGTATCTGCAGGGCACGGCACTGATCGGAACGGCCGCAGCGCTCGCTGCCTGCGGCCTCGATCAGGGCGGCGGCTCCGGCGGAGGCGAAGGCGGCGGGGACGGCGACGGCGGCCCGGTCCCCTTCACGATCTATACCGCCCGAGACAGCGAGCTCGCTGAGAAGGTCGTCGCCGATTTCGAAGCCGCCAACCCGGACTGGGAGGGCATGGCCACCATCCTCACGCTCGGGGCGCAGGAGGCTCTCGAGCGAGTGCGTGCGGAGAAGTCCAACCCGCAGGGAGACCTGTGGTGGGGAGGCACCCGACAGCAGCTCTCCCAGGGAGCTGCCGATGGGGTTCTGGCGCCCGCACCGCAGGAGGTCATCGACGCCGTGCCCGAGGACTACCGCGATCCCGAGGGCCTCTGGGTCGGCGAGATGCTCCTGGCAGAGCTGTTCATGATCAACACCGAGATGATCAGCGGGGACGAGATCCCGGCCGATTGGGATGACCTTCTCGACGCGGCGTACAAGGGCGAGGTCGTCATCCGCGACGTCGAGGCGTCAGGCACCATGCGCGCCATCTACTGCGCCATGATCGACCGTCTCTATGACGATGCGGGTTCTGCCGAAGCCGGCTACGAGTGGCTGCTCGAACTGGACGCCAACACGGTGACCTATGCCGCGAACCCGACGGACATGTACCAGCGCGTCAGCCGTCAGGAAGCCGCTCTCTCACTGTGGAACCTCCAGGACATCATGCTGCAGAAGAACGGCGACTTCCCCATGTTCGATGCCGTCGTCCCCGCCTCGGGCGCACCGATGCTCGTCGACGGTCTCGCCAAGATCGCCGACGGGCCCGGCGGTGCCGGAGCGGATGCTTTCATCAGCTATCTGATGAGCACTGAGGTCCAGACCTCGATGGCCGAGGAGTATTACCAGATCCCGGCGATCGAGCTCGAACAGGAGCCGCAGTGGCTCGCCGACCTCGGCCTCGAGGAGATGCAGCTCGACTGGGACCGGATCGCTGAGAACGAAGAGGAATGGATCGGTCACTGGGCCAGCAACATCAAGGGCAAGGGCTGACCCGCCAGCACGGATCCGGCAGGGGCCCGCACCATGCGGTCGGGCCCCTGCCCTCATCTTCGGAGGAACATATGAACTCAGTCGACCTCGAGAACGTCACCAAGATCTACAGCGGGAGCACACCTTCCGTCGATGATGTCTCCCTGACGGTCGGGGACGGTGAATTCTTCACGCTGCTGGGCCCGTCCGGCTGCGGAAAGTCGACCACCTTGCGCATGATCGCGGGGTTCATCAACCCCACATCGGGCAACATCCGCTTCGGCGAGCGCGACGTCACGAACCTCCCGCCGCACAAGCGCGATACCGGCATGGTGTTCCAGAACTACGCGCTCTTCCCCCATATGGATGTCGCCGGGAACGTGGCCTATGGGCTGTCGATGCGGCGTGTCGCGAAGGGGGAGAAGCGGACCCGGATCGCAGAGGCCCTCGAGATCGTGGGCTTGACGGGCTACGCGGACCGGCGCATCGATCAGCTCTCCGGCGGACAGCAGCAGCGCGTCGCGCTCGCCCGCGCACTCGTGATCCAGCCTTCGGTGCTGCTCCTCGACGAGCCTCTCTCGAACCTCGACGCGAAGCTGCGGGAGGAGACCCGCGCTCAGATCCGACAGATCCAGCAGCGCGCAGGCACCACGAGCGTCTACGTCACCCATGACCAATCCGAGGCGATGGCGATGTCCGATCGCATCGCGGTGATGAACGCCGGGGTACTCCACCAGGTCGGGGCACCGCGCGAGATCTACCGCCGTCCCACCACGAGCTTCGTCGCTCGCTTCATCGGTCGCTCGAACGTCCTTCTCGGCACCGTGGAAGAGACCGGGGCCGAGCAGATCGCCGTCCGCCTCAGCGGTGGTGAGGTCCTGTTGGCGCCCGTGGCGGAGGGGACGCTCTCGGCCGACGTCGCCGTGGGCGACGACGTCGCTCTGTCGGTCCGGCCCGAGACGATGCGCATCGAACCCGCGCCCGCCGAGAGCGGCACCGACGTGGGAGCGATCCGCGCGGCAGTCCGGATGACGGAGTTCACCGGTTCGAGCTGCGTGATCTGGTTGCGGTACGGAGACGAAGACCTTCTGGCGACCATTCCGGACACCGACGACCTGCCGGAGGCTGGCGACGAGGTGTTGCTGCGACCGGACGCGGCCCGTGCCTGGGTGGTGGCACCATGACGCTGACCGCTCGCCCCGCCGCAGCTGCCACTCCCACGATGGGACGCAGCCGCCTCCAGCTGACGGCCTCGGACCGCTTCGTCTATGTGCTGGCGATCCCGCTCGTGCTCGTCCTGCTCATCTACATCGTCTTCCCGATGATCGCGACGGTGTTCACCTCGGTCGAGGACGGTGGAGCGGCGTACTCCGACTTCGTCTCCGGCAATTCACGCCGGGCTCTCGCCTTGTCCGTCGGGATCTCGCTGGCCTCGGTGTTCACCGCTGGCGTGGTCGGCACAGGCCTTGCCGTGCTGTTGACCCGATTCAGTTTTCCCGGGCGCTCCGTGCTGAAGGTCTTCGCACTGCTGCCGCTGGCGCTGCCGCCTCTGATCGGTGCGCTGTCGTTCTATTACCTCTACGGCACGAGCGGCATCATCCCTCGCCTGCTGCATGAGGTGACGGGAATCCCGGCGGCGACGATGTCCTTCGACGGGGTCGCGGGCGTCATGCTCGTGCACACCCTGACCATGTACCCGTACTTCTACCTCTCGGTGACCGCGGGGCTCTCCGGCAGCGATGCCTCTCTCGAGGAGGCCGCGATGAACCTCGGCGCGAGCCGCTCGGCGATGTGGCGCACGGTGCTGCTGCCGATGCTCACCCCCGCTCTTGTCTCCGGTGCGCTCCTGACGTTCATGGTGTCGATGGCCTCGTTCACGGCCCCGCAGTTCTACAACGTCAACACGCTCACCATGCGCATCGTTGCGGCCAAGACCTCCGGGGCCTACGACCTCGCCGCAGCGCAGTCCACGGTGCTCTCGGTGGTCTCGATCCTGTTCCTGCTCCTGATGCGCTGGTACCAGAACCGCCGACTGACCCGTTCGATGTCCAAGGGCACTCCGCAGGCGGTCAAGACCGTGCAGGGGATCATCCCCCAGGCCGGGGCTGCGCTCGGCTCCGCTGTCATCGTGCTCATCCTGGCCGCGCCCGTGGCGGCCATCGTGTTGCTCGCCTTCACGGTGAACGGCACCTGGACCACCCAGATCATCCCGCCCGACTACACGTTGCAGAACTTCATCGACATCTTCACCGAGCCTCGCAGCCTCCGACCGCTGCTGGTGTCCTCCCAGATGTCTGCGGTGGCGATGGCCGCGTCGATCGTCGTCGGCGTGCTGACGGCCTGGGTGATCGCTCGGTGGAAGGGGAAGGGCGCGGGCATCCTCGATCTGATGATCATGCTGCCGTGGGCACTGCCCGGCACGGTCGTGGGCATCAACATCGTCACCGCCTTCGCGTCTCCGACACCGTTCAACCTGGGCCAGGTGTTCATCGGCTCGCTGTGGATCCTGCCGCTGGCGTACTTCATCCGCTTCGTGCCGCTGGTCTTCCGCAACGCGGCTGCGTCTCTCGCCCAGATCGATCCCTCCGTGGAAGAGGCCGCCCAGAACCTGGGTGCCGGCCCCTTCCGGACATTGCGCACGATCACGCTGCCGCTCATGGCCCGCGGCGTGATCGCGGGTGCCCTGCTCGCGTTCGTCCAGGGCTTCGGGGAGTACGTGGCCTCCGTGGTCATCTATCCGGCCCGTTTCGTACCGCTCTCGGTGGAGATCTACAACCGTCAGTACGCCAACGATCTCGGATCGGCCTTCGCCTACGGCTCGCTCCAGGTGCTCGCCATCCTCATAGTCCTGATCATCTCGGAGGTCCTGGAGAAGCCAGGACGCTTCACGCGCCGTCGCCGCACCGGTGACAGCGCCGCAACCGCCGCAGCCACCGCTGCGTGAGAGGAGCCCCTGTTGACGCAGGAGAACACTGCCCCCGAGCCCGATGCATCCCGCCGGGCCCCGCTGCGCGACCGCGAGGATCTGTCGATCTACTGGGACAACCATCTGCGAGTCGCGTTCGAGCAGTCTGCACCGCATGACCTGCCTGCAATGGTCGAGGCCAGCCTCGCGCACGTGGTCATGCTGCGGGAGACCGGCGCGCTCACCGAGCAGCGCGCGGACCGACTTCTTGGCGGGCTGTTGACGCTCTGGCGGAGATGGGGCGACGCCCAGCCCGGGGAGGACTGGCGACCGCGAGTCACCTCCCACCCCTTCGACGGCTCGGTGGAAGACCCCTACTACTACCTCGAGCAGCAGCTGGCCGCTGCCTGCGGGATCAGCACATCGGATCTGGATGTGCAGCTCGCCCGCAGCCGCAATGACCTGGACGCGGGAGTGTTCCGCATGATCCTGCGTCGGGGGATCTTGGACCTCGCCGAGCTGCTCCTGCAGGCGGTCCGAGACCTGGAGGAGGCTGCTGCCCGCACGGTGGATGCATTGCTCATCGGGCACACGCATCGTCGACCGGCTCAGCCGACCACGATTGCGCACGTTCTCTCCGGGCTCGCCGAAGCGTTCCTCTCGCAGGCGGAGGAGCTGCTGTCCGTATACGACGAGATGAACGTGTCCCCGCTCGGCTCGGCCGCGTTCACCGGCACAGACATCGCGATCGACGCGCAGCGCGTAGCGGACCTGCTGGGCTTCTCGAGCTCTTTCACCGCCTCCTACGAAGCGGTCGCGGGCGCCGAGCACTTCATGCGACTGGCCGGTCTGCATGCCCGCATCGCGTCGACCGGGGCACGATGGGCGCGGGTGCTGCAGGAGTGGATGAACCTGGGCTGGGTGCGGATGCCCGACGAGTTCACCCAGGGCTCTTCGATCATGCCGCAGAAGAAGAATCCCGTCGTGCTCGAGCACCTCGTCTCGATGTCCGGCGCCGCGAACGGCGAGACGAACGCCGTGTACACCACGATCGCCGCCGGCTGGTACGAGGACTCGAACAACGCCACCACCGACGTCCAAAAGCATCTGTGGTCCTCGACCGAACGCATCATCCGCTTCGTGCGCCTGATCGACGGGCTCACCCTCGAGATCGAGCCCGCAGCCCTGCCCTCCGACGAGGACATCGTCCGCTCCGGCGCCACCACCACGGCGGTCGCTGAAGCGCTCGCGACCCACTCCGTCCCATGGCGCAGCGCACACGACGTGGTGGGCACGCTGTTCCGGCAGGGCGATCCGACCACGTGGGATGAGGGACAGGTCGAAGCAGCGCTCGCCGAGGCCGCGATCGACGACGACGGACGCCTGCGCGACCTGGTGCTCTCCTCGGGACGCGACCCGCGACGGATCCTGGAG comes from Brachybacterium faecium DSM 4810 and encodes:
- a CDS encoding ABC-type Fe3+ transport system, periplasmic component (TIGRFAM: Tat (twin-arginine translocation) pathway signal sequence) yields the protein MLNRRKYLQGTALIGTAAALAACGLDQGGGSGGGEGGGDGDGGPVPFTIYTARDSELAEKVVADFEAANPDWEGMATILTLGAQEALERVRAEKSNPQGDLWWGGTRQQLSQGAADGVLAPAPQEVIDAVPEDYRDPEGLWVGEMLLAELFMINTEMISGDEIPADWDDLLDAAYKGEVVIRDVEASGTMRAIYCAMIDRLYDDAGSAEAGYEWLLELDANTVTYAANPTDMYQRVSRQEAALSLWNLQDIMLQKNGDFPMFDAVVPASGAPMLVDGLAKIADGPGGAGADAFISYLMSTEVQTSMAEEYYQIPAIELEQEPQWLADLGLEEMQLDWDRIAENEEEWIGHWASNIKGKG
- a CDS encoding spermidine/putrescine ABC transporter ATP-binding subunit (PFAM: ABC transporter; TOBE domain~TIGRFAM: spermidine/putrescine ABC transporter ATP-binding subunit) is translated as MNSVDLENVTKIYSGSTPSVDDVSLTVGDGEFFTLLGPSGCGKSTTLRMIAGFINPTSGNIRFGERDVTNLPPHKRDTGMVFQNYALFPHMDVAGNVAYGLSMRRVAKGEKRTRIAEALEIVGLTGYADRRIDQLSGGQQQRVALARALVIQPSVLLLDEPLSNLDAKLREETRAQIRQIQQRAGTTSVYVTHDQSEAMAMSDRIAVMNAGVLHQVGAPREIYRRPTTSFVARFIGRSNVLLGTVEETGAEQIAVRLSGGEVLLAPVAEGTLSADVAVGDDVALSVRPETMRIEPAPAESGTDVGAIRAAVRMTEFTGSSCVIWLRYGDEDLLATIPDTDDLPEAGDEVLLRPDAARAWVVAP
- a CDS encoding transcriptional regulator/sugar kinase (PFAM: ROK family); translated protein: MSTVTPSTANGAQSHRRLQSVVSALLEHGTMSRTELAELTGYSQSSMTGSIRKLMRLGHVIETGRGRSTGGRRRTMLEFDRRSVLLMLVSVDSGHLVARQVDLAGTVHVQVRRRLDPDQPLASVLNAIDALQGVAETPSTCAVISLPGVVSAEGDVSLAPALGQPTDRRIQDVVAEASGLHTIGENDVNLLALGEAMGGAAKDVSDFGLIFVGDGIGGALVLDGRVHRGVSGSAGEIGFLPWSGALSSGGSAVGPLESDWSVSALRVKAEQIGIDADDAHVVEALETSDAPEARALLDAATDAWAYAGVVLTCVINPGRIVFAGDAAHLSAASRAALSAKVLAGSPSPIEICFAELGENAIVSGAIAHLQNAPWIFLPEDEERPDTTRTTTEAGAEPPSYPQT
- a CDS encoding ABC-type Fe3+ transport system, permease component (PFAM: Binding-protein-dependent transport system inner membrane component), giving the protein MTLTARPAAAATPTMGRSRLQLTASDRFVYVLAIPLVLVLLIYIVFPMIATVFTSVEDGGAAYSDFVSGNSRRALALSVGISLASVFTAGVVGTGLAVLLTRFSFPGRSVLKVFALLPLALPPLIGALSFYYLYGTSGIIPRLLHEVTGIPAATMSFDGVAGVMLVHTLTMYPYFYLSVTAGLSGSDASLEEAAMNLGASRSAMWRTVLLPMLTPALVSGALLTFMVSMASFTAPQFYNVNTLTMRIVAAKTSGAYDLAAAQSTVLSVVSILFLLLMRWYQNRRLTRSMSKGTPQAVKTVQGIIPQAGAALGSAVIVLILAAPVAAIVLLAFTVNGTWTTQIIPPDYTLQNFIDIFTEPRSLRPLLVSSQMSAVAMAASIVVGVLTAWVIARWKGKGAGILDLMIMLPWALPGTVVGINIVTAFASPTPFNLGQVFIGSLWILPLAYFIRFVPLVFRNAAASLAQIDPSVEEAAQNLGAGPFRTLRTITLPLMARGVIAGALLAFVQGFGEYVASVVIYPARFVPLSVEIYNRQYANDLGSAFAYGSLQVLAILIVLIISEVLEKPGRFTRRRRTGDSAATAAATAA